The following coding sequences lie in one Panicum virgatum strain AP13 chromosome 6N, P.virgatum_v5, whole genome shotgun sequence genomic window:
- the LOC120678104 gene encoding translation initiation factor IF-2-like, translating into MATARAVLHARHGHLHRRGSPLFPLLRRPAEAAFGAPPSRCASCSSRLRSAAAMPAQATAAKPACPEQGRSRGEEEDEERGGASPPGGAVRAAPACASSQWRAAPWGRKWNDEQFRSEEEENLAASAMDPRRLAMTAASRASASHRGLTSRRGPRPPPAGAAPGRGEAQGGGGAAADSHRSPYSGGRERPAPRHGCPDRPRVAARRGCPEEVMRPATDEGGRGRGPATTREGGAEGNAPVRE; encoded by the coding sequence ATGGCCACCGCGCGCGCCGTCCTGCACGCGCGCCATGGCCACCTCCACCGTCGCGGCTCGCCCCTGTTCCCCCTCCTTCGCCGCCCCGCCGAGGCCGCGTTCGGCGCGCCTCCGTCCCGCTGTGCGTCCTGCTCATCgcgcctccgctccgccgccgcaatgCCTGCCCAAGCCACCGCCGCGAAGCCTGCCTGcccggagcaggggaggagccGAGGCgaagaggaagatgaagagcgCGGAGGAGCGTCGCCGCCGGGAGGAGCTGTAAGAGCCGCGCCGGCTTGTGCCTCTTCCCAGTGGAGGGCGGCGCCGTGGGGGAGGAAGTGGAACGACGAGCAATTCCGcagcgaggaggaagagaaTCTGGCCGCGAGCGCCATGGACCCACGCCGCCTCGCCATGACCGCCGCgagccgcgcctccgcctcgcatCGCGGACTCACGTCGCGGCGCGGCCCCCGCCCCCCACCTGCAGGTGCAGCTCCCGGCCGCGGCGAAGcccaaggaggaggaggtgctgccGCCGACTCGCACCGGAGCCCCTACAGCGGAGGAAGGGAGCGGCCGGCCCCGCGGCACGGCTGCCCGGACCGGCCTCGcgtcgcggcgcggcgcggctgccCGGAGGAAGTGATGCGGCCGGCCACcgacgagggagggaggggcagAGGGCCGGCCAccacgagggagggaggggcggagGGCAATGCGCCGGTGAGGGAGTAG